A genome region from Brassica oleracea var. oleracea cultivar TO1000 chromosome C2, BOL, whole genome shotgun sequence includes the following:
- the LOC106323643 gene encoding paired amphipathic helix protein Sin3-like 4 — protein MTIKRQSTRDVREYLQIVLDRFPDNREIYDKITKLLKDLRLARVRSTYNDVISKVSQLFKEHKDLLLGFNKFLPLGYKITLPKEQTQRRKPEFRDAAEFINKVKERLQDEHSYKSLLEILRKFRENKKSLTEVHHEVLYALRDHQDLCPDFAAFLPARYR, from the exons ATGACCATAAAGAGACAATCTACAAGGGATGTACGTGAGTACCTCCAAATTGTGCTGGATAGGTTTCCTGATAATCGTGAAATATATGATAAAATTACCAAGCTCTTGAAGGACTTGAGACTTGCAAG AGTTCGTTCTACCTACAATGATGTCATATCAAAAGTGAGTCAACTCTTTAAGGAACACAAAGACCTGCTTTTGGGTTTCAATAAGTTCTTGCCGCTGGGCTATAAGATAACACTCCCGAAGGAACAAACTCAACGAAGGAAGCCTGAGTTTCGGGATGCTGCTGAATTTATCAACAAGGTCAAG GAAAGGTTGCAAGACGAGCATTCATACAAGTCCTTATTAGAGATATTGCGAAAGTTCAGAGAAAATAAGAAGAGTCTTACTGAGGTCCATCATGAG GTGTTGTATGCCCTCCGAGACCACCAGGATTTGTGTCCTGATTTTGCAGCTTTTCTCCCTGCTCGCTATAGATGA